Sequence from the Nitrospirota bacterium genome:
CCCTGTCGCTTCTGCTCCCGACGATCAGTGAACGAAGCGGCAGGAGTCTTGACAGTTCCCCGAACTTCTCAGGGGGCCACTGTTTTGTTTTCCAGCGGGCGCCCGGGACAAGAACCGCATATTCTTCAGAGGGGAAAGGATGAGGGACCGGGGACGCAGGCTTTGCAGAAAGGGGAAAAGGAAACACCACCTCCGAGACATCACATCCCAAACACGCTGCAATCTTCAGGTATCTGTCGACCGCATGGATATCTTTCCCGCCAGTTACCTTGTGCGTATAAAACAGACGGCTTCCCTCTCTTGCCTCAGCGAATCCCACCCGCACCGGAGAGCCGGTTGCTGCAGTGATGATGCCGCTTCTCAAAAGCCCCTGCAGATCGATAACCAGGTCATAATGTTCCTGTTTCAGAGACCTGAAGAGCCCTTTTATCTCTGACATGGTGCTTGTCGCATATCGGAGATTTTTCCAGGCGTCCTTATTGATGATCCAGAGCCTGTCAATCATCGGGTGTCCCGCGAGAAGACCTTCAAAGCCTTTTGCTACAACCCAGTGAATCCGTGATCCGGAGAAGCAGGTATTTACCACTTTGAGAAACGGAAGGCTATGCACGATATCGCCGAGAGAACTCGGTTTGACGATAAGGATTTTCCCCGGAGGGTTACGAAGTGTTATCGTTTCCATTGAACATCTGATTCTTTGTTTGATTCACCTTAATAATGAGAAGAGAAAAGGCTTGACAGAGTATTCCTCTTATATGCATATTTCTCCTTATTCTACGCCATGAGACTGATTCTTATCCAATCTGCCCTGAGCATGCCGGTTTCAATGGCAGATTCCCGTTTTTCGGGGAACCGCAACATGCGAACATCATTCAGAGATCCCGCGATGTTCCAGAATAACTCTTACCGCCTCACCGAGGTCCTTCACAATGAAATCGGCGTGAGGGGATTCCTTTGTTTCGCCTGTCTGTACCAGTATCCCCAAAGCGCCTGCTGCCTTTGCAAGGAGCATGTCTGCTTCCTTGTCTCCTACCATGAACGATCTCCTCAGGTCAATTCTGTGTCGGGCCCTTGCCCGGAAAAGCATCTCAGGTTCGGGTTTCCTGCACGCGCAATGGTCAGACGGATGATGGGGGCAATAGTAAAAATCATCAAACCCGTACTGCGCGAGAAAGATGCTGTTGGCATCTTTTACAAACGTCTCGTCAACGATGCCCCTCGCGATCCCTGACTGATTGCTTACACCGATAAGCTTGAACCCTTTTCCCCTGAGCAGTCTCAGGTGTTCGATCTCGGGGAAAATCCGGAAGTCTTCCCAGGAGTTGATGTAGCCCGTATCTCTGCAGAGCGTCCCGTCTCTGTCAAAAAAGACCGCGGGGCTGTCAGGAAGCAGTTTTTTGACGGCATAGAAAACTTCGTCCGATGTGACTGCATGCATGCAGAGCATATCGTTGCGGCTGCAGGTACGATCGAAACACGGGCTGCACGGCACGTTAGGGGTTATCACCACGCTTTCATCCGCAAACCCTTCGGGGGGAGGGCCTGTCGTCAGGGGATTGGTGGAACCGAATATCGCAACCAGGGGAGTCCTCACTGCATAGGCAAGATGCATGGGGCCTGAGTCATTGGTGACAATGGCATCACAATCCGAGATGAGCGCGATGAGGTCTCTCAGGGATGTCTTCCCTGCCATATTCAGCAGAGCGCCTGAAGTCCTAACCTCAGGGATGACTTTTTTATATATTTCGTCGGTTATATCGATTTCTGAATTTCCTCCGAACAGCACGACACTTCCGCCGGTATCACCTATGAACCATGTTGCAACTTCCGCAAACCTTTCCGGGAACCATCTCTTTGCTGAGCCATAGGTTGCTCCTGGATTGATGGCGAGAACAGGCTTCCGCAGGCTTTTCAGCAGTTCTCTTGCCCGCATTCTTTCATTGAGTGTGAGATGAATGTAAGGGACTGAATATCCGGCTTTCATCCCCGACTGTTCGAGAAGATTCAGGTAATAATAAATCTGGTGAGCATGGTGTTCATTCTCTGGCAGAGGTACAGCCCTGGTGAGAAGAAACCCCCTTCCGTCCCTGTTGTAGCCCACCCTTTTTTTTATCCCTGCAAGAAACGCGATCAGGGCGGCGTCAAAGGCATTTTGCAGGAGTATCGAACCGCAGAAATGCTTCCTGCGCAACAGGCTTGCAAGCTTCATTTTCCCCCACAGCCCATTGTGAGTGTTCTCATAAGAGATTATTTCATCAATATCCGGGTTGTTTTTGAAGACAGCGGCAACCCATGGTTTTACGAGCAGGGTAATCCTGGTGTCGGGCAGAGCACTTTTCAGGGCCTTAAGTGCAGGGAGCGTCATCACGCTGTCACCGATCCAGTTAACCCCGCGCACAAGAAGATTTTTGCAGGCTGAGTCGAACATAAAAATATTGTAACATTTCGATTGGAAACCTTTGAAAACCTTTCTTTTTCGATATTTCGCCATGACCGGTTGTTGCAGTCGGGTGAGTTTCCCGTGTGAATCTTTCAGGGTATGGAACCAGTACATGGATCCTTTTCTGCATTCACAGTCCCCTGTATCCCCTTGTTGTGATTCCATAATGCTGGAGCTATAATTCAGACATGTACAGGAAAATCCTCGCCGGGGTAAACGAGTTTACCAATTCGGAGACAGCAGCGCGGTATGCGATAGCCCTTGCAAAATCCTGCAAGGCATCTCTCTCCCTTGTGCATATTACTGACGACAGGACAGGAAAGGAGGCTTTCATGCATGCTGAATCAGCACTGGAAAGGCTTTTTCTTGAAGCGGAAAGGCACGATGTGGAAGTCGAAAGTGTCACTGAGAGAGGGAACCCGCGTGAAAAGATCATGAAAATCGTCAGGGAGAAACAGATTGATATTGTGTTTATTGCAACGCGAAGGGAGGATGTCGAAAAGAGATTTTTCGTGAAGAGCCTTGCAAGGGAATGTATCATCAAGTTGCCGTGCTCAGTAGCAGTGGTCAGAGCGGTACGCATGGGCAAGGCATTGCCAAAGGATATTCTCGTTCCTTAGAAACGATCTTATTATCATGGGAGCAAGTGAAAGAAGTTTGCTCGGGGGGATTGTGAGGGGTAATCCGGTTGAAGAGGTGCTCAGAGAGACCCCCTGCAATCTTATTATTCTGGGACCAAAACGTGACTGACAGTGAGAATCCAGAGCCTGTCAAAAGAAGAGTTGTTCAGGACTTTTGTTACTTCAGAGAGGGGACTGACTGAAGCAGAAGTAAGGAAGAGGCTTGGTGAGTATGGAAGGAACGAAATCAGGGAAGCAAGGAAAAAACCTCTCTGGATGAAATTCTTTTCACAGTTTACCCATTTCCTGGCTGTTCTCCTGTGGTGTGCTGCGGTTCTGAGTTTTATATCGGAATATTTGCATCCAGGTGAGGGCATGATAACGCTCGGCACTGCAATTGTAGCGGTGATATGTATTAATGCAGTGTTTACCTTTGTCCAGGAATATCGTGCGGAAAAAGCACTTTACGCACTGAAAAAACTTCTGCCTTTTTCTGTCAGGGTAATACGGGATGGCAGCGAAAAGGAAATCCATGCAGGAGAGGTTGTGCCAGGGGATGTCGTTCTCCTGTCGGAAGGAGACAAGATTCCTGCTGATGTAAGAATGATAGAAACATCCGGGTTTAAGGTCGATAACGCACCATTAACCGGAGAGTCAGAGCCGGTATTGCGAAATGGCGGGACCTTTGACGGTGAGCTTCTCGAGAGTCCCAATATCGCTTTTGCCGGCACAACCGTCGTCACCGGCTCTGCAAAAGCAGTTGCATTTGCTACAGGGATGACGACCGAGTTCGGACGCATTGCACATCTGACAAGCGCAGTCGAGGCAGGAATCAGCCCGCTCCAGAAAGAGATTATCAGCGCAACAAGGCTTGTTTCCACAATTGCAGCAGGAGTCGGCATCTGCTTTTTTCTTCTCGGCTTTCTGATAGGAAGAAGTTTCTGGGATAACTTTATCTTTGCAATCGGCCTGACAGTTGCTCTTATTCCCGAAGGGCTGCTTCCGACCATGACTCTGTCCCTTGCTATGGGGAGTCAGAGGATGGCAAAGAGAAAGGCTTTGATAAAAACGCTTACCTCGGTCGAGACCCTCGGTGCAGTATCAGTGATCTGTACGGATAAGACAGGAACCCTCACACAGAATAAAATGGCTGTGAAAAAAATTCTGGTCAACGGAACTGTTGTTGACTTCAAAGATACAAATAAAAGTGGTATCTCAGAACTGTTCATGATTGCATACCTCTGTAACAATGCCAGAATCATAGACGGGCAGTTGAAAGGAGATCCTACAGACGTGGCATTGTTGAAGAGTGCGAAAGATACCATCGGAGATTTCGAAGCAGAGAGGATACAAGAGATCCCCTTTGATTAAGAGAGAAAGCGGATGACTACTGTCCATCTGATCCCTTCATTGCCAGGTTCAGAGAAGAAACCGCTGCCTTTTAAGGCAAATGAGAGAGGTAAATATGTTGTACTTACAAAAGGCGCTATGGAGAATATTTTGCCCTTGTGTACCCATATATATATTGATGGTGATGAGAGATATCTGGACGGAGACCTGAAAGAAGGAGTTATTAGTGCCTGCAATTCTTTTATGGATATGGGATTGAGGGTCATCTCATTTGCCTACAAATCTTTCGCGCATGCGAATACCCTACATTCTGTTTCCGGTCTTGTGAGCACGGACATTGAAACAGATATGGTATTTGCCGGATTGATCGGACTTGAAGATCCGCCGAGGGCAGAAGTGCCTGAAGCAGTCAGGAAATGCAGTGAAGCTGGGATAAGGATAATCATGATTACCGGTGACGGGAGCAGGACAGCGGTTGCAATTGCAAGAGAAATTGGACTGGTGGAAGGCACGCCAACGGTTATCGAAGGCCATGATTTCAATCAGATGGGTGATGCAGAACTGAGAACAAGACTTGCCGGTAAAGAGGTCATTTTTGCATCCAATATTCCCGAAGCAGTGCCATATCTTGCCTATATCATGTTCAGAATCCCCCTTCCTCTGACGGTCGTTCAGATACTTGCGGTTGACCTCGGGACAGATATGCTTCCGGCATTGGCGCTCGGTGCCGAGAAACCCACACCGGATGTCATGCATCAGCCACCGAGAAAGTTACATGAGCGGCTTCTGAATCCGCCTCTGATTTTCAGGGCATATTTTTTCCTCGGTCCTATAGAGGCCATTGCCTGCATGTCCGGATTCTTCTATGTCCTGTTTCAGGGAGGGTGGATCTGGGGAACAGTACCTCCGGCTGATAACATGCTCTATCTGCAGGCAACGTCTGCATGCCTGACTGCAATAATAATTACACAGATAGGAAATGTCTTCGCTTGCCGTTCATCCCGGGAGTCTTTATTGCATATCGGATTTTTGTCGAACAGGCTCATATTCGCCGGGATTGCAGTAACACTCCTGCTGCAGCTGTTTATTGTGTATCATCCGTTCGGAAATGAAATATTCGGCACAGCTCCCCTTCGTTACGACGTCTGGATGTTTCTCGTTCCGTTCAGTTTTCTGTTGCTGGCTGCAGAAGAACTGAGGAAAGTTTATATAAGAAAGAGACATCTCGCATAATCTGCAAATGTTATTCTTGACACACAGAAAATATCTGATATGCTTTACCTAAATACAATATCTATGCAAAGCCTGCAATAGATAGACGCAGTCGATAGATAAATTCGAAAGGGGGTGACAGAGGATGAAAAGGCCTTTACGCAGCAAAACCCTTGCAAAGGAGGCGGCATTCTGGCAGGCGCTCAAAAAGGCGGTAGGGGGAAATCCCGGCAAGGTCTGCCATAAGTGAAAAGGCTGAAAGAGCTGACGCTGCCGGTCAGGCAACGAATGGAGACATAAAGAGCGCATCTGCAGAATACAATAATGAAAGAGAGGGTCTGATATCACACCAGACCCTCTTCAGTATTCAGAACTCGAATTTCAGTTCCAGTGAGACGAAGTCAGCGTCTTTGCTGGGCCCGGTATCATCCACAAAATCTCCCGCAAAGAAATGCCCGTATGTCCCTATAAACTGCAGGTGCTTCATGAAGTCATAATAACAGATAAGGTCGATCTCATTGCCGACAAATTTTCCGGCATTCCTGTCACCTGTTCTCTGAATACCCTTGTACGCGTTATACCAGTTGTCTTCATTGGCATACAACCAGAAAGAATGCAGCGATGCCATAAGTTTCATATTCTCTAGAGGCACAACGGAGGCCTTTATGTTGAGATCATGCATATTCTGCCATCCAAACAGGTCCATGTAGCCATATGAATAATGAGGTGTTGCGTAGAGCTGGTCAAATGTTTCATACTTGCCGCCGGCCGGATCAGAATCACCCGTAGCCATGAAATATTCAAGGCCGAGAGTCGGTTTTAGCGAAGTATCAAAAGGATACCAGACATCGAGATAGAAAGCGGCTGCGGCCCTGTCCTGCATATCTCCGTGTACGAGAGCATCTCCCTGCTGGAGTGTTCCATTAATATCATAGTTCAGAGACCCGATTGCACCGTAGGCCCTCAGGCCACAGGTATAAACCTCCACATCTTTTTCACGGCTGTCGACAATAACATATGCATCAATTTTTCCATATGGGTTGATCTTGTTGAACGTAAGCCATGCAACGAAGGTGTCATTCGGTGAATCGAACCAGTCATGCTGGAAAACGTCTCTTCCATGCTGGGGTGCGACCCTGTTCAGATAAGCGAGATCGAAGATGAATTGTTCATGTGTGTATGTCATGGTGAAACCGTCATATGCAATAATTTTATTCCCCCATCCATATGTCGTGCCAATGAGTCTGTGCTTGAGATATGAAATCTCTCTTCTCCCGGCCCACACAGAGTATGGGGCATTATCGGGCACATAATAGACATAGGCCTGCTGAATATCCAGCGGGGTATCATACGCATACGGAACCAGCGGCTTGTAAGGATGCGGTTCTGAGAAGTCCCGCGCATCTTCAAGTGTAAGATTAATCCCTAATCCCTTCACAGGCTGAACATCCACATACAGTCTCGTCTGAGACAGGGTAAGGTCATCATCAACCTGATTCTGGGGAATATAGTAATTGCTCAGGTATTCCTGCCTGACCCTGATTCTCCCGCCGAACGTGAGCTTTCCTTCAAGAAAGGTTGTGCCGTACTTGTATGGCGTGTAATCCGCTGCTTCGGGAGAATCACCGATACACAGCAGAGAACATGCCGCCAGAGAAAAAATGAACAGAAAGATTTTTTTCATGCTGCCCCCCTTTGGTTTTTATTAGATTTTGCTGCCTCCACAACGGGCAAAATTTACTATAATAAAAACATATAATTCAAATTGATAATACCTATGGATTTATTTTTTCACATAGCTGTTCTCTATGTGAAGTCCTCGCACTTCTTTATCAGCGCAGCATCTGATTCCATCTCTGACATGAAAAGTCAGAAGAGCGATTACCTGAGCAAGAAAGCTATGGGTAACCTGTTTTGAATAAGTATTAACTATTTGACCTGAAGATTCCGGTTTTTTTATCTTTAATAACAAGATATCTTCATCAGAGCAGTACGGTGCGGATATATAAACAGCAGAAGAGAAATAACTTGCTGGTATTGCCTTTCCCGGGAGATTCGGGGAACGCTGTATGGGAGACAGGCTTCTTCAATTGGGGCAGTAACAATATTCAAAGGAGGATGGAGAAAAAATGACAAAAAACAGATTTGCAGTGGTGGGAGTAGTACTGATAGTTCTTATTTGGATGTCAGGGGACTGTTTTGCCGCCTGGGGCACAAAAGAGCTGGATACTGAAAAAATAGCCGTGAACTTTGCAAAAGAGGTTTCCCGGGGAGGGTACAAGATAATCAGCACGGAAGAACTCAAGGGGCTGGTTGATCAGAACAGGAACATGCTCCTGGTTGATACAATGCCCTATGAAGACAGTTACAAAA
This genomic interval carries:
- the waaC gene encoding lipopolysaccharide heptosyltransferase I, which encodes METITLRNPPGKILIVKPSSLGDIVHSLPFLKVVNTCFSGSRIHWVVAKGFEGLLAGHPMIDRLWIINKDAWKNLRYATSTMSEIKGLFRSLKQEHYDLVIDLQGLLRSGIITAATGSPVRVGFAEAREGSRLFYTHKVTGGKDIHAVDRYLKIAACLGCDVSEVVFPFPLSAKPASPVPHPFPSEEYAVLVPGARWKTKQWPPEKFGELSRLLPLRSLIVGSRSDRDIADTVASYSDGNAISLAGRTSLQELIEIIRGARFVVSNDSGPMHIAAALGKPVYAIFGPTDPSRTGPYGKGHTIIREDVACAPCFKKTCQDIICMKNLSAGRVLEIIHSVQRKNLLQGG
- the waaF gene encoding lipopolysaccharide heptosyltransferase II, coding for MYWFHTLKDSHGKLTRLQQPVMAKYRKRKVFKGFQSKCYNIFMFDSACKNLLVRGVNWIGDSVMTLPALKALKSALPDTRITLLVKPWVAAVFKNNPDIDEIISYENTHNGLWGKMKLASLLRRKHFCGSILLQNAFDAALIAFLAGIKKRVGYNRDGRGFLLTRAVPLPENEHHAHQIYYYLNLLEQSGMKAGYSVPYIHLTLNERMRARELLKSLRKPVLAINPGATYGSAKRWFPERFAEVATWFIGDTGGSVVLFGGNSEIDITDEIYKKVIPEVRTSGALLNMAGKTSLRDLIALISDCDAIVTNDSGPMHLAYAVRTPLVAIFGSTNPLTTGPPPEGFADESVVITPNVPCSPCFDRTCSRNDMLCMHAVTSDEVFYAVKKLLPDSPAVFFDRDGTLCRDTGYINSWEDFRIFPEIEHLRLLRGKGFKLIGVSNQSGIARGIVDETFVKDANSIFLAQYGFDDFYYCPHHPSDHCACRKPEPEMLFRARARHRIDLRRSFMVGDKEADMLLAKAAGALGILVQTGETKESPHADFIVKDLGEAVRVILEHRGISE
- a CDS encoding universal stress protein, translated to MYRKILAGVNEFTNSETAARYAIALAKSCKASLSLVHITDDRTGKEAFMHAESALERLFLEAERHDVEVESVTERGNPREKIMKIVREKQIDIVFIATRREDVEKRFFVKSLARECIIKLPCSVAVVRAVRMGKALPKDILVP
- a CDS encoding HAD-IC family P-type ATPase; this encodes MRIQSLSKEELFRTFVTSERGLTEAEVRKRLGEYGRNEIREARKKPLWMKFFSQFTHFLAVLLWCAAVLSFISEYLHPGEGMITLGTAIVAVICINAVFTFVQEYRAEKALYALKKLLPFSVRVIRDGSEKEIHAGEVVPGDVVLLSEGDKIPADVRMIETSGFKVDNAPLTGESEPVLRNGGTFDGELLESPNIAFAGTTVVTGSAKAVAFATGMTTEFGRIAHLTSAVEAGISPLQKEIISATRLVSTIAAGVGICFFLLGFLIGRSFWDNFIFAIGLTVALIPEGLLPTMTLSLAMGSQRMAKRKALIKTLTSVETLGAVSVICTDKTGTLTQNKMAVKKILVNGTVVDFKDTNKSGISELFMIAYLCNNARIIDGQLKGDPTDVALLKSAKDTIGDFEAERIQEIPFD
- a CDS encoding cation transporting ATPase C-terminal domain-containing protein, with the translated sequence MTTVHLIPSLPGSEKKPLPFKANERGKYVVLTKGAMENILPLCTHIYIDGDERYLDGDLKEGVISACNSFMDMGLRVISFAYKSFAHANTLHSVSGLVSTDIETDMVFAGLIGLEDPPRAEVPEAVRKCSEAGIRIIMITGDGSRTAVAIAREIGLVEGTPTVIEGHDFNQMGDAELRTRLAGKEVIFASNIPEAVPYLAYIMFRIPLPLTVVQILAVDLGTDMLPALALGAEKPTPDVMHQPPRKLHERLLNPPLIFRAYFFLGPIEAIACMSGFFYVLFQGGWIWGTVPPADNMLYLQATSACLTAIIITQIGNVFACRSSRESLLHIGFLSNRLIFAGIAVTLLLQLFIVYHPFGNEIFGTAPLRYDVWMFLVPFSFLLLAAEELRKVYIRKRHLA
- a CDS encoding alginate export family protein — its product is MKKIFLFIFSLAACSLLCIGDSPEAADYTPYKYGTTFLEGKLTFGGRIRVRQEYLSNYYIPQNQVDDDLTLSQTRLYVDVQPVKGLGINLTLEDARDFSEPHPYKPLVPYAYDTPLDIQQAYVYYVPDNAPYSVWAGRREISYLKHRLIGTTYGWGNKIIAYDGFTMTYTHEQFIFDLAYLNRVAPQHGRDVFQHDWFDSPNDTFVAWLTFNKINPYGKIDAYVIVDSREKDVEVYTCGLRAYGAIGSLNYDINGTLQQGDALVHGDMQDRAAAAFYLDVWYPFDTSLKPTLGLEYFMATGDSDPAGGKYETFDQLYATPHYSYGYMDLFGWQNMHDLNIKASVVPLENMKLMASLHSFWLYANEDNWYNAYKGIQRTGDRNAGKFVGNEIDLICYYDFMKHLQFIGTYGHFFAGDFVDDTGPSKDADFVSLELKFEF